A window of Akkermansia muciniphila contains these coding sequences:
- a CDS encoding YeiH family protein, which translates to MSPKHLANPLHGILLIVLFSFSAFYIADFEWVKHLSFSPLIVGIVLGMLYANSLRNHLPEPWVPGIQFCTKQVLRTGIVLYGFKLTFQSVIDIGGAALLIDAVVVTLTILLGVGLGRLLKMDRDTALLTSIGSSICGAAAVLGAEPVVKSKPYKAAVAVSTVVIFGTISMFLYPALFRAGMLELTTEQMGLFTGATLHEVAHVVGAGNAMGQSISDSAIIVKMIRVMMLAPVLVILSIILARRDSANGTNEGKRKITIPWFAFLFLVVIGFNSLDLLPSGLVDAINTLDTFLLTMAMTALGAESSFEKFKKAGARPFLLAALLYAWLFFGGYWLVKGVTAWMA; encoded by the coding sequence GTGAAACACCTTTCCTTCAGCCCGCTGATCGTCGGCATCGTGCTGGGCATGCTTTACGCCAACAGCCTGCGCAACCATCTTCCGGAACCCTGGGTCCCCGGCATCCAGTTCTGCACCAAGCAGGTTCTGAGAACCGGCATTGTGCTTTACGGGTTCAAGCTGACGTTCCAGAGCGTGATTGACATCGGCGGCGCGGCGCTGCTCATTGACGCGGTTGTCGTTACCCTTACCATCCTCCTTGGAGTGGGTCTGGGGCGGCTGCTGAAAATGGACCGGGATACGGCCCTGCTGACTTCCATCGGCAGTTCCATTTGCGGCGCCGCAGCCGTACTGGGCGCGGAGCCTGTGGTAAAAAGCAAGCCGTACAAGGCGGCGGTAGCCGTTTCCACCGTCGTCATCTTCGGGACTATTTCCATGTTCCTGTATCCGGCCCTCTTCCGTGCCGGGATGCTGGAGCTGACTACGGAACAGATGGGTCTTTTTACCGGAGCCACGCTGCATGAGGTGGCCCATGTGGTAGGCGCGGGCAATGCCATGGGGCAGTCCATTTCCGATTCCGCCATCATCGTCAAGATGATCCGGGTCATGATGCTGGCTCCCGTGCTGGTCATTCTGAGCATCATCCTGGCACGCCGGGATTCCGCCAACGGAACAAACGAGGGAAAACGGAAAATCACCATTCCCTGGTTCGCCTTCCTGTTCCTGGTCGTCATCGGTTTCAATTCCCTGGATCTGCTCCCCTCCGGGCTGGTGGACGCCATCAACACCCTGGACACCTTTCTGCTGACCATGGCCATGACGGCTCTGGGCGCCGAATCCAGTTTTGAGAAATTTAAAAAAGCTGGGGCGCGGCCCTTCCTGCTGGCGGCCTTGCTTTACGCCTGGCTCTTCTTCGGGGGATACTGGCTGGTAAAGGGCGTTACGGCCTGGATGGCCTGA
- a CDS encoding pyridoxal-phosphate-dependent aminotransferase family protein yields MATKLFIPGPTEVAPEVLAAMSGPMMGHRSKAASALQRRISDNLRRILLTDQEILLSTSSGTGLMEGAVRSCTAKRAAIFSVGAFGDKWYKIATGNGVPADIFKSELGQPTTPEMVDAALATGKYDTICITHNETSTGIQNPVEGIAEVLRKYPDVVWCMDAVSSAAGSRIETDKLGVDVLVTSTQKALALPPGMAVCTLSPKAYERTASVPNRGCYFDLRSIYDTIQKKDYQYTNTPCVSIMYAMDLQLQRIMQEGVENRFARHEAMAEFVRSWADEYFSVFANRDHLSRTLTVISNTRDIDIAALNNVLIERGMQLGNGYGDLKNKTFRIAHMGELTMDDMRSITSNIVDILKLK; encoded by the coding sequence ATGGCAACCAAATTATTCATTCCCGGACCCACTGAAGTAGCACCTGAAGTACTGGCCGCCATGAGCGGCCCGATGATGGGCCACCGCTCCAAGGCCGCTTCCGCCCTGCAGCGCCGCATTTCCGATAATCTGCGCCGCATTCTGCTGACAGACCAGGAAATCCTGCTTTCCACTTCTTCCGGTACGGGCCTGATGGAAGGCGCCGTGCGTTCCTGCACCGCCAAGCGCGCCGCCATTTTTTCCGTGGGAGCCTTTGGTGACAAATGGTACAAGATTGCCACCGGCAATGGCGTTCCCGCAGATATTTTCAAGAGTGAGCTCGGCCAGCCCACCACTCCTGAAATGGTGGACGCCGCCCTGGCTACCGGCAAGTATGATACGATCTGCATCACGCACAATGAAACGTCCACCGGCATTCAGAACCCTGTGGAAGGAATCGCGGAAGTGCTCAGGAAATACCCGGACGTGGTATGGTGCATGGATGCCGTAAGCTCCGCTGCCGGTTCCCGGATTGAAACGGACAAGCTGGGCGTGGACGTGCTGGTGACTTCCACCCAGAAGGCCCTGGCCCTTCCTCCCGGCATGGCTGTCTGCACGCTGTCCCCGAAGGCTTATGAACGCACCGCTTCCGTTCCCAACCGCGGCTGCTATTTTGACCTGCGTTCCATTTACGACACCATCCAGAAGAAGGATTACCAGTACACGAACACCCCCTGCGTTTCCATCATGTACGCCATGGACCTCCAACTTCAGCGCATCATGCAGGAAGGCGTGGAAAACCGCTTTGCGCGCCATGAAGCCATGGCGGAATTCGTGCGCTCCTGGGCGGACGAGTATTTCAGCGTCTTTGCGAACCGCGACCACCTCTCCCGCACCCTGACGGTGATCAGCAATACCCGGGACATTGACATTGCCGCCCTGAACAACGTGCTGATCGAACGCGGCATGCAGCTTGGCAACGGTTACGGAGACCTGAAGAACAAGACCTTCCGCATCGCCCACATGGGTGAACTGACGATGGATGACATGCGCTCCATCACGTCCAATATCGTGGACATCCTGAAGCTCAAATAA
- a CDS encoding DUF1015 domain-containing protein gives MSTLHPFPALRPPRELAAQVSSLPYDVMNHREAKEMAAGNDASFLHICRSDIDMSEAAIHDPETYAKARENLEAFVNKGYLVRDGAPSFYIYRQIMWGRVQTGIVGCASVDEYANGTIKKHELTRREKEVDRIEHFDACSAQTEPVFLAYRKHEGLSGIIREWIKFHKPEYDFTTDDGVTHILWPVSDPGTVEAIRKGFEEVDALYIADGHHRTASSAAVSARRRREHPDYTGEEEFNYLMAVVFCDEDLFIMDYNRVVRDLNGLSREEFMEKLQTAFDAVPVETVPGEGYAPRAKHEFGMYLDGRWYSITARPGTFAAGHPIESLDCAILQANLLAPILGIEDPRTSDRIDFVGGIRGLGELERRCASEMTLAFSLYPVTMDDLFRVADAGEIMPPKSTWFEPKLRSGLFVHTIEQ, from the coding sequence ATGTCCACGCTCCATCCTTTTCCGGCCCTGCGCCCCCCGCGCGAACTGGCCGCGCAGGTTTCCTCCCTGCCCTACGACGTCATGAACCACCGGGAAGCCAAAGAAATGGCCGCCGGGAATGACGCCTCCTTCCTTCACATCTGCCGCTCCGACATTGACATGAGCGAAGCCGCCATTCATGACCCGGAAACCTATGCCAAAGCCAGGGAAAACCTGGAGGCGTTCGTGAACAAGGGGTACCTGGTGCGGGATGGCGCGCCGTCCTTCTACATTTACCGCCAGATCATGTGGGGACGCGTGCAAACGGGCATCGTCGGCTGCGCCTCCGTGGACGAATACGCCAACGGCACCATCAAAAAACATGAACTGACCCGCCGGGAGAAGGAGGTGGACCGCATTGAACACTTTGACGCCTGTTCCGCCCAGACGGAGCCGGTCTTCCTGGCCTACCGGAAGCACGAGGGCCTTTCCGGCATCATCCGGGAATGGATTAAATTCCATAAGCCGGAATATGATTTCACCACGGATGACGGCGTCACCCATATCCTGTGGCCCGTTTCCGATCCCGGTACGGTGGAGGCCATCCGGAAAGGCTTTGAAGAAGTGGACGCCCTGTACATTGCGGACGGCCACCACCGCACGGCTTCCAGCGCCGCCGTCTCCGCCAGACGCCGCCGGGAACACCCGGACTACACGGGAGAGGAGGAATTCAATTACCTGATGGCCGTAGTTTTTTGTGATGAAGACCTTTTCATCATGGATTACAACCGTGTGGTGCGCGATCTGAACGGCCTGAGCCGGGAGGAATTCATGGAAAAACTCCAAACCGCCTTTGACGCGGTTCCCGTGGAAACCGTCCCCGGAGAGGGCTACGCTCCCCGCGCCAAGCACGAATTCGGCATGTACCTGGATGGCCGCTGGTATTCCATCACCGCCAGGCCGGGCACCTTCGCTGCTGGCCACCCCATTGAAAGCCTGGACTGCGCCATTCTCCAGGCCAACCTGCTGGCTCCCATCCTGGGGATTGAAGACCCCCGTACGAGCGACCGCATTGACTTTGTGGGCGGCATCCGCGGCCTGGGAGAGCTGGAACGCCGCTGCGCCAGTGAAATGACGCTGGCTTTTTCCCTGTACCCCGTCACCATGGACGACTTGTTCCGCGTGGCGGACGCCGGGGAAATCATGCCGCCCAAGTCCACCTGGTTTGAACCCAAGCTGCGCAGCGGGCTGTTCGTCCACACCATTGAACAATAA
- a CDS encoding 3-phosphoglycerate dehydrogenase family protein yields MNKVLIPTKLSDVAANTLKTTGYEVIQDADTPLEEQAAAHPDTVALIVRSEKVTPEIMDALPSLKLVIRAGAGYDNIDIVYARKKNVDVMNTPGANSNAVAEEVMAMILAYYRHIVQADTTTRAGLWEKKKYMGSELTKKTVGIIGLGNIGRNLVKRLQGFEPTLLGYDHFLARQRALNIGVTPTSIEDIFSQCDIITLHVPGGPSTHNMVNAELLESMKDGAVLINCSRYGVVDEEAVAAVKASGKNIGYLTDVHPKDAAGEKPSAAVADLILPHLGANTQEANTKAAKRAAEQMVAYFSDGDTSCVVNGESPNGLNPAHLQLAFLLAALARNAGGNKPIRRVECTFYGNLRVFRKWFTAPILEGLLPHAEKGLMPAAAEESLREHGIVFKAREPKDDKPYEDSITLDIAMEEDGEYVSTSVRGVVTEGIPMVSRLNNFNGLYADLRGTTLFLHYKDRPGIIATIGSALYSNGINIDNIAAPADHATQEALAVLKTNKPVSDELLNKIAGEIGAISAFALNL; encoded by the coding sequence ATGAACAAGGTTCTTATTCCTACCAAACTCTCTGACGTAGCGGCCAATACGCTTAAAACGACCGGTTATGAAGTCATCCAGGACGCAGACACGCCCCTGGAAGAACAGGCCGCCGCCCATCCGGACACCGTGGCCCTGATCGTGCGCAGTGAAAAAGTCACTCCGGAAATCATGGACGCCCTGCCGTCCCTGAAGCTGGTCATCCGTGCCGGAGCCGGCTACGACAATATCGACATCGTTTACGCCCGCAAGAAAAACGTGGATGTCATGAACACCCCAGGCGCCAATTCCAACGCCGTGGCGGAAGAAGTCATGGCGATGATCCTGGCGTATTACCGCCACATCGTCCAGGCGGACACCACCACCCGCGCCGGCCTGTGGGAAAAGAAGAAGTACATGGGGAGCGAGCTGACCAAGAAGACCGTGGGCATCATCGGGCTGGGAAACATCGGCCGCAACCTGGTCAAACGCCTCCAGGGCTTTGAACCCACCCTGCTGGGCTATGACCACTTCCTGGCCCGCCAGCGCGCCCTGAACATCGGCGTCACGCCCACCAGCATTGAAGACATTTTCTCCCAGTGCGACATCATTACCCTGCACGTTCCGGGCGGGCCCTCCACCCACAACATGGTGAATGCCGAGCTTCTTGAAAGCATGAAAGACGGCGCCGTGCTCATCAACTGTTCCCGTTACGGCGTGGTGGATGAAGAAGCCGTTGCCGCCGTCAAGGCCTCCGGCAAGAACATCGGCTACCTGACGGACGTACATCCCAAGGACGCCGCAGGGGAGAAGCCCTCCGCCGCCGTGGCGGACCTGATCCTGCCCCATCTGGGCGCCAACACCCAGGAAGCCAATACCAAGGCCGCCAAACGCGCCGCGGAACAGATGGTGGCCTACTTTTCCGATGGGGACACCTCCTGCGTGGTGAACGGGGAATCCCCCAACGGCCTCAATCCTGCCCATCTCCAGCTTGCCTTCCTTCTGGCCGCCCTGGCACGCAATGCCGGAGGCAACAAACCGATACGCCGCGTGGAATGCACCTTCTACGGCAACCTGCGCGTATTCCGCAAATGGTTCACGGCCCCCATCCTGGAAGGGCTGCTGCCGCACGCGGAAAAGGGCCTGATGCCCGCCGCGGCGGAAGAATCCCTGCGGGAGCACGGCATCGTCTTCAAAGCCCGCGAACCGAAGGATGACAAGCCGTATGAAGACTCCATCACCCTGGACATCGCCATGGAGGAAGACGGGGAATACGTCTCCACCAGCGTGCGCGGCGTAGTGACGGAAGGCATTCCCATGGTTTCCCGCCTGAACAACTTCAACGGGCTGTATGCGGACCTGCGCGGCACCACGCTGTTCCTGCACTACAAGGACCGTCCGGGCATCATCGCCACCATCGGCTCCGCCCTGTATTCCAACGGCATCAACATTGACAACATTGCCGCTCCGGCTGACCACGCGACCCAGGAAGCCCTGGCCGTGCTGAAGACCAATAAGCCCGTTTCCGACGAATTGCTGAACAAGATTGCGGGAGAGATAGGAGCCATTTCCGCCTTCGCCCTGAATCTTTAA
- a CDS encoding 7-carboxy-7-deazaguanine synthase QueE, with product MLTLAQLHGQPEIFHSIQGEGVSQGTPCVFLRLAGCNLACSWCDTAYSWNGSAPAVRITPEAAAELVLHYSCRRLVLTGGEPLLQQKTLPSLLRLLPEHAVEMETNGTIMPDAELLERITQFNVSPKLPHSGNDAGRAWKPDILRRLADTEKAWFKFVVACEEDVETILRQASRAGIPAQRILIMPLAATRQELDAMREPTVEWCLRYGLRFSDRLHIAIWGSKKGV from the coding sequence ATGCTTACACTGGCCCAGCTTCACGGACAACCGGAAATTTTCCATTCCATCCAGGGGGAAGGCGTTTCCCAGGGAACGCCCTGCGTCTTCCTGCGCCTGGCAGGCTGCAACCTGGCCTGCTCCTGGTGTGATACGGCGTATTCCTGGAACGGATCAGCCCCTGCCGTGCGGATCACGCCTGAAGCGGCGGCTGAACTGGTGCTCCATTATTCATGCAGGCGCCTGGTCCTCACGGGGGGAGAACCGCTCCTCCAGCAAAAAACCCTCCCTTCCCTCCTGCGCCTGCTGCCGGAACATGCCGTGGAAATGGAGACCAACGGCACCATCATGCCGGATGCGGAGCTGCTGGAACGCATCACGCAGTTCAACGTGTCTCCCAAGCTTCCCCACTCCGGCAACGATGCCGGCAGGGCCTGGAAGCCGGATATCCTGCGCCGCCTGGCGGACACGGAAAAAGCCTGGTTCAAATTTGTAGTGGCGTGCGAAGAAGACGTGGAGACCATCCTGCGGCAGGCTTCCCGGGCCGGTATTCCCGCGCAACGCATCCTCATCATGCCCCTGGCTGCCACACGGCAGGAACTGGACGCCATGCGGGAGCCAACGGTGGAATGGTGCCTGCGCTACGGCCTGCGCTTTTCAGACCGCCTGCACATCGCCATCTGGGGCAGCAAAAAGGGCGTCTGA